In Nostoc sp. GT001, a genomic segment contains:
- a CDS encoding diguanylate cyclase has protein sequence MLYTSLRIITRASANLLCKLLGQPSVSNLETQLYDKQVQIQQLEEQERALYRVISKIRASLELETIFRTATKETCKLLRVERIAVYRFYENWGGEFVSDFEFAETGWDDVETLGKNTVWNDSYLKEHQGGRYRNNETLIASDVYAAGLSQCHLEILEQFQIQAYATAPIFVGKKLWGVLAAYQHSQPHEWKQLEIQFLSQIATQLGFAVKQAEFLAQAEQKAAELYKANQQQEILFNLVAEIRESLNLDTLFKTTAREIRKALRSDRVSIFRFDPESNYTSGEFVSENVLPDYDSTITIKVKDNCFAENYAVAYHQGRIQVLSDIYQAGLKDCHIQLLEQFQIKAQIVAPLMKGKTLWGLLCVHQCHCSREWKKSEIQFIHQLAAQFNVALEHSELLEQFRSQANQLAQANNALELANSQLEKLSKLDALTQIANRHCFDQFLEQEWDRLKLSENYLSLIIFDIDYFKDYNDSYGHLAGDECLIQVAQAAQSVLKRPTDLLARYGGEEFIVILPNTNESGAIKVTKLIQKSIQELKITHKKKSNFQYFVTVSLGVAIQKPTDKSSAQDLINAADKALYKAKEQGRNRWVCAAKF, from the coding sequence ATGTTGTACACAAGTTTACGTATTATTACGAGAGCATCTGCTAATCTACTCTGTAAGCTTTTAGGACAGCCTAGTGTTAGTAATTTAGAAACTCAACTCTATGATAAACAAGTTCAGATTCAGCAGCTAGAAGAGCAAGAAAGGGCGCTTTACCGAGTTATTAGCAAAATTCGAGCTTCTCTTGAATTAGAAACAATTTTTCGTACAGCCACTAAAGAAACTTGCAAGTTACTCCGAGTCGAACGGATTGCCGTTTATCGTTTCTATGAAAACTGGGGTGGAGAATTTGTCAGTGACTTTGAGTTTGCAGAGACTGGATGGGATGATGTAGAGACATTAGGAAAAAATACAGTTTGGAATGACTCTTATCTAAAAGAACATCAAGGTGGACGGTATCGTAATAATGAAACTTTAATTGCTTCAGATGTCTACGCAGCAGGCTTGTCTCAATGCCATTTAGAAATTTTAGAACAGTTCCAGATTCAAGCTTATGCAACTGCACCAATATTTGTGGGAAAAAAACTGTGGGGAGTGCTTGCAGCTTATCAGCATTCACAGCCACATGAATGGAAACAATTAGAAATTCAGTTTCTATCTCAGATTGCAACGCAGTTAGGATTTGCAGTTAAACAAGCAGAATTTTTAGCTCAAGCAGAACAAAAAGCAGCAGAACTGTATAAAGCAAATCAGCAGCAGGAGATTCTATTTAATTTAGTTGCTGAAATTCGTGAATCTCTGAATCTAGACACCTTGTTTAAGACTACTGCACGAGAAATTCGTAAGGCTCTCCGTAGCGATCGCGTCAGTATCTTTCGATTTGACCCGGAATCGAACTATACCTCTGGTGAATTTGTCTCTGAGAATGTCTTGCCTGACTACGATTCTACGATCACCATTAAGGTTAAGGATAATTGTTTTGCTGAAAACTATGCAGTTGCTTATCACCAAGGGCGTATACAGGTATTATCAGATATTTATCAAGCTGGGCTAAAAGATTGCCACATTCAACTGTTAGAGCAATTTCAAATCAAGGCACAAATTGTTGCACCCCTAATGAAAGGAAAAACTTTATGGGGATTACTATGTGTTCATCAGTGCCATTGTTCGCGTGAGTGGAAAAAGTCGGAAATTCAATTTATCCACCAGTTAGCTGCTCAGTTTAATGTAGCTTTAGAACATTCTGAGTTATTAGAGCAATTCCGCTCTCAAGCTAATCAACTTGCTCAAGCAAACAATGCTTTAGAACTAGCAAATTCTCAGTTAGAAAAACTTAGTAAGCTAGATGCTCTAACCCAAATCGCCAACCGTCATTGTTTTGATCAGTTTTTAGAGCAGGAATGGGATCGACTAAAACTAAGCGAAAATTATTTATCTTTAATTATATTTGATATTGACTATTTCAAGGATTATAACGATTCTTATGGGCATTTAGCTGGTGATGAATGCTTAATACAAGTTGCTCAGGCAGCACAATCTGTATTAAAGCGTCCTACCGATCTACTAGCTCGTTATGGTGGTGAAGAATTTATTGTAATTTTGCCAAATACGAACGAATCAGGTGCGATTAAAGTAACTAAGCTGATTCAAAAATCTATTCAAGAATTAAAGATTACCCATAAAAAGAAGAGTAACTTTCAATATTTTGTGACCGTCAGTTTAGGTGTGGCAATTCAAAAACCAACAGATAAAAGTTCAGCTCAAGACTTAATTAATGCAGCTGACAAAGCTTTGTATAAAGCTAAAGAACAAGGACGCAATCGGTGGGTTTGTGCTGCAAAATTCTAA
- a CDS encoding RNA chaperone Hfq, protein MLTEFDTTLPSIRQVQNLIKQTTPVELKLVTQDVLTGKVLWQDPQCICIADENSQQTTVWKQAIAYIKPQVG, encoded by the coding sequence ATGCTTACTGAATTTGACACCACTTTACCCAGTATTAGACAAGTCCAAAACCTGATTAAACAAACAACGCCAGTTGAGTTAAAGCTGGTGACTCAGGATGTACTCACAGGAAAGGTTTTATGGCAAGATCCACAGTGTATCTGTATTGCTGATGAAAATAGCCAGCAAACCACCGTTTGGAAACAAGCGATCGCCTACATCAAGCCGCAAGTGGGTTAG
- the dapF gene encoding diaminopimelate epimerase: MAIEFTKYHGLGNDFILIDNRSSSLPIVTPEQAIELCDRHFGIGADGVIFALPGENGTDYTMRIFNSDGSEPEMCGNGIRCLAGFLADLEGESRNQDSYRIHTLGGVMTPQLLSDGQVKVDMGLPRLLASEIPTTLVPNEEKVISQPLEVAGQTWDVTCVNMGNPHCITFVEDVAAIELETIGPKFEHHPAFPQRINTEFIQVVRRDYLKMRVWERGAGITLACGTGACASLVAGVLTGKCDRIATVELPGGPLQIEWSEVDQRIYMTGPAEKVFTGKL; the protein is encoded by the coding sequence ATGGCAATCGAATTTACTAAGTATCATGGTCTAGGCAACGACTTTATTTTGATTGACAATCGCTCGTCATCGTTGCCTATAGTGACTCCAGAGCAAGCGATCGAGTTGTGCGATCGCCATTTTGGTATCGGTGCTGATGGTGTCATTTTTGCCCTCCCCGGAGAAAACGGCACTGACTACACCATGCGGATTTTTAATTCCGATGGTTCAGAACCAGAAATGTGTGGCAACGGCATTCGCTGTTTAGCTGGCTTTTTGGCAGACTTAGAAGGCGAATCCCGAAATCAAGACTCATATCGCATTCATACTTTGGGTGGTGTAATGACTCCCCAACTCTTATCAGATGGTCAAGTTAAAGTAGATATGGGTTTACCCAGGTTACTCGCTAGCGAAATTCCTACCACCCTTGTACCCAATGAAGAAAAAGTAATTTCTCAGCCGTTAGAGGTGGCGGGGCAAACTTGGGATGTCACCTGTGTAAATATGGGAAATCCTCACTGCATTACCTTTGTGGAAGATGTCGCAGCAATTGAGTTAGAAACCATCGGCCCAAAATTTGAGCATCACCCAGCTTTCCCGCAACGCATAAATACTGAATTTATTCAAGTGGTACGCCGTGACTATTTGAAAATGCGGGTGTGGGAACGGGGTGCTGGGATTACCTTAGCTTGTGGTACTGGTGCTTGTGCTTCTTTAGTAGCTGGAGTGTTAACCGGGAAATGCGATCGCATCGCCACTGTAGAATTACCAGGTGGTCCCTTACAAATTGAATGGTCAGAAGTAGACCAACGGATTTACATGACAGGCCCGGCTGAAAAGGTATTCACTGGTAAACTGTAA
- a CDS encoding DNA-3-methyladenine glycosylase 2 family protein: MTQTPELESLTEESLTRGLMVLAKLDSDLARILETLGPPPIWSREPGFATLLCIILEQQVSLAAAKAVFTRLCGVVVTLTPENFLILDDVQLRAIGFSRQKILYCRGLANAVATGQLDLTKLQTMDETAIRTELKRLKGIGDWTVDIYLLMALQRPDVFPKGDLAIAIALQKLKNLATRPTPVQLEVMTQHWRPWRAVAARLLWHYYLSNPK, encoded by the coding sequence ATGACTCAAACACCTGAACTAGAATCGTTAACTGAAGAAAGTTTGACCCGTGGTTTAATGGTGCTTGCCAAACTTGATAGCGATTTGGCTCGGATTTTAGAGACATTGGGGCCTCCACCGATATGGTCAAGAGAACCGGGTTTTGCAACGCTTCTGTGCATCATTCTCGAACAACAAGTTTCCTTAGCGGCTGCAAAGGCTGTATTTACAAGACTTTGTGGGGTTGTTGTAACTCTGACGCCAGAAAATTTTCTGATATTGGATGATGTTCAATTAAGAGCGATTGGATTCAGTCGGCAAAAGATTTTATACTGTCGTGGATTGGCGAATGCTGTTGCAACTGGTCAGCTTGACCTAACCAAGCTCCAAACAATGGACGAAACTGCTATCAGAACCGAGTTAAAGCGTCTCAAAGGCATCGGAGATTGGACAGTTGATATTTATTTGCTCATGGCGTTGCAACGTCCTGATGTCTTTCCTAAAGGCGATTTAGCGATCGCGATCGCTCTACAAAAACTCAAAAACTTGGCAACGCGTCCAACACCAGTGCAACTAGAAGTCATGACACAGCACTGGCGACCGTGGCGAGCAGTTGCGGCAAGACTTCTATGGCACTATTACCTAAGTAATCCCAAATAA
- the ada gene encoding bifunctional DNA-binding transcriptional regulator/O6-methylguanine-DNA methyltransferase Ada gives MQLQQTQILEETFWQAVLNRDYTFEGKFFYGVRSTGIYCRPICPSRRPNRNQVCFFQSVQDAEIAGFRACKRCQPQSEIVPNTAKILAVCRYIEAQVDHIPTLSELCSQVEMSPSYLQRIFKQIIGVSPFQYADALRSQRLKQRLQSGEEIADAVYDTGYGSSSQLYEKAPKQLGMTPKTYQQAGKTISIVYAIAPCLLGYLLVATTEKGICAVKLGDEADKLEHILNQEFHQAQIVRNDHIYKDWIQAILDFIAGGETHLDLPLDVRGTAFQKQVWQALQKIPYGETRTYTDIACDIAKPQAVRAVANACGANPTALIVPCHRVLRSDGSLGGYHWGIERKQKLLTQESKFLKDDSNT, from the coding sequence ATGCAATTACAACAGACACAAATTTTAGAAGAAACGTTCTGGCAAGCAGTTCTCAATCGAGATTACACTTTTGAAGGTAAGTTTTTCTATGGTGTTCGCTCTACAGGCATTTATTGCCGACCGATTTGCCCTAGTCGCAGACCAAATCGGAATCAAGTTTGTTTTTTCCAGTCAGTACAAGATGCTGAAATTGCAGGTTTTCGAGCTTGTAAGCGCTGTCAGCCACAATCTGAAATAGTTCCAAATACAGCCAAAATCTTAGCAGTATGTCGATATATTGAAGCACAAGTTGACCACATTCCAACCCTCTCAGAATTATGCTCTCAGGTGGAAATGAGTCCGAGTTACCTACAAAGAATATTCAAGCAGATAATTGGCGTATCGCCTTTTCAATATGCAGATGCGCTGCGTAGCCAGCGATTGAAACAGCGTCTTCAGTCGGGGGAAGAAATTGCTGATGCAGTTTACGATACGGGGTATGGTTCAAGTAGTCAACTGTATGAGAAAGCACCTAAACAATTAGGAATGACACCAAAGACTTACCAACAAGCTGGAAAGACAATTAGCATTGTTTATGCGATCGCTCCATGTTTACTAGGATATTTGCTTGTGGCAACAACAGAGAAGGGTATCTGCGCCGTAAAATTAGGTGATGAAGCAGACAAGCTTGAACACATTTTGAACCAAGAATTTCACCAAGCCCAGATTGTGCGTAATGACCACATATACAAAGACTGGATACAAGCAATCCTCGACTTCATTGCAGGAGGTGAAACACATCTTGATTTACCACTTGATGTCCGTGGGACAGCATTTCAGAAACAGGTTTGGCAAGCATTACAAAAAATTCCTTATGGCGAAACGCGTACATACACTGATATCGCCTGTGATATTGCCAAACCCCAAGCAGTCCGCGCAGTGGCAAATGCTTGTGGAGCTAATCCAACAGCGCTGATTGTACCGTGTCACCGTGTGCTGCGGAGTGATGGTAGTCTTGGCGGTTATCACTGGGGAATTGAGCGCAAACAAAAACTGCTTACACAAGAATCGAAATTTCTCAAAGATGACTCAAACACCTGA
- a CDS encoding transposase — MKWLIFQPPHSPELNPIERFWEFLKSKLQWENCKTLTQLQHKLTDVLKEITPSMIASLTSYDFILEALFSAAS, encoded by the coding sequence ATGAAGTGGTTGATCTTTCAACCTCCTCACTCTCCTGAACTCAACCCCATTGAGCGGTTTTGGGAATTTCTCAAATCTAAACTGCAATGGGAAAATTGTAAAACACTCACACAACTACAGCACAAGTTAACTGATGTCCTCAAAGAAATTACACCTTCCATGATTGCCTCTCTCACTTCCTACGACTTTATTCTTGAGGCTTTATTTAGCGCAGCTTCATAA
- a CDS encoding helix-turn-helix domain-containing protein, with protein MSRPFQVEISESQKELEKALKHATTASSKERLQMLYWLKSGQVSSRRTLAERLGRDEATITRWVRKYKDEGKRGLLEVKHAPGKAPSISGSDLERLERRLQEASGFQSYGQIQQWLKSELGLSLAYKTVYEVVDLSTSSLS; from the coding sequence ATGAGTCGTCCATTCCAAGTCGAGATATCAGAAAGCCAAAAAGAATTAGAGAAAGCTCTCAAACATGCCACAACAGCAAGCAGCAAAGAAAGATTACAAATGCTTTATTGGCTTAAGAGTGGTCAAGTCAGCAGCAGGCGAACGTTGGCAGAACGTTTAGGGCGTGATGAAGCAACCATAACTCGTTGGGTGAGAAAGTATAAGGATGAAGGGAAAAGGGGCTTGCTGGAAGTCAAACATGCACCCGGCAAAGCACCGAGTATCAGTGGTTCAGACTTAGAACGCTTAGAAAGGCGGTTGCAGGAAGCATCTGGGTTTCAAAGCTATGGTCAAATTCAACAATGGCTTAAAAGCGAATTAGGGCTTTCACTTGCCTATAAAACAGTCTATGAAGTGGTTGATCTTTCAACCTCCTCACTCTCCTGA